The Nyctibius grandis isolate bNycGra1 chromosome 31, bNycGra1.pri, whole genome shotgun sequence genomic interval GCTGGTGCCAATTACACCTGTTTGCACGCTGCAGGTTTTTCTCCAGTGCTGGAGCGCAATCCCTCTGTCCTTTACACCCACAGCAGTGTGGTTGTGCCCGTGCTGCTCTGCTTGTTTTTGTCGGCCAGGTCAGCTTCTGTCCTCACTTGAGCCGTGTTCTTTCATTGCAGGGACCATCGCTACCAGGACAGCCTGGCCAAGGAAAGAAGATAGGGCATCGAGGCGTGGATGCTTCTGGTGAAACCACCTACaaaaaggtttggttttgtggagTGGGGACTGGCAGCGATGTGTAGGTGGCAGTCTGAGAAGTTGGGGCCCCAGGTTAGCGGTAGCACAGCAGAGCTTTCCTGGTTCCGTTTGTTAATAGCTGCCAATCTGATTCAGATTTTATGCAGCACCCTTACACTGCATAATCTTGCAAACCTTCTGGAAGCCTTAATCCATCTCTTCAGCAGCTGGTTGGTCTTGTTTAGCAGGATGTAGTGGCCAAGACGACCCCATAGAAGTCATAGACACGACTGTGTTGTAATATAGGGGATGTTATCGGGATAATCTGCTGCGAAATACTCGCTgactgctcttttctttctgccagaCCACCTCATCCACTCTGAAGGGGGCCATCCAGCTGGGGATTGGATATACTGTCGGCAATCTGAGCTCCAAGCCAGAGAGAGATGTCCTGATGCAGGACTTCTACGTGgtggaaagcatttttttcccaaggtaAAGGGGAcaggggaaacaaaacaaatggatgagttatttcttttcctctcactAGTTTTTCAAGAGAGCTTCCATCTGTCTTTAGATCAGAGTTGGATGctctaaatgttttaaatatgcatCCATTACATACAAACATAACAGCGGGAAGTGTTAGATTCTGCAGTACACTGGCTTGCAAGGAGGTCCAGTGTAAGATGCAGTACTATACACTGAGTTTGTTAGCCTTCCTACGTGCTTTTCTTTCTACCTGTCCGTCCAGAATTTCTTCCATGGAATTATACCATGTTTGAGATGGAAGAAACTCATTCAGGGAGCTCTTTAACTCTGTGAATAAACAAAGCTCATAAAAGCTATATTCTCTGTGTAAATATATTCTGCTTGGCAAGTGGTTGTTCCTTTCACTCTTTGGAAATAGATTTTGACAGATAATTTAAAACCTATTTTCCTGTTGTCCTGCGacagaaaaaagatattttttgttgttgttcttaaGATGTCTTTTTGCAAGGCTCAATTCATCTTAAATATACAGTAGCCTTGATGTGACTGTACATACCTGGTGAATGGTAACACAGAGGCCCTGCTCATGTGATGTCTGTTCTGTGCAGCGAAGGCAGTAATCTCACCCCGGCTCACCATTACGCTGACTTCAGGTTCAAGACTTATGCACCAGTGGCTTTTCGGTACTTCCGAGAACTCTTTGGGATTCGTCCAGATGATTATTTGGTATggatatatttttgtatttgtctcTCGTCCCTTATTTGAGATGGTCTAGAGTAACACAAGAAACTTGCCCCTAAATCAAGGCTGTCAGCAATTCTTGCCtaaaagggacagaaaagagTTGAGGAATTGTTCTGATCCCAGCAAGGAGTGGGAACAAGCTGTGGATTTTagaactgtgttcagttttggaggAGATCCAGTGACAGTCCCAGCAAGACCAGCACCACTCAGCCCAAGTCTTCGTTTGCTAAGAGGTAGCTGCCAGCTCACACTGGAGGGAGGGGAAGTGATCCGCATCCAGCGTGCGCTGTGTGATGAGGTTCCCACTCTGTTGCTTGTGGTGACAATAACTTACTGTGTTTATAAGCAAAAAGGAGTTGTGTTCTGCTGGGTGCAACCCTGTAATGTCCCCCGGGGCTCTGAGGACAAAGATGGGAATTTTTCCTTGTGTACTCACTCAAGAGCTATGTGAGTGTAGTTATTTTAATCATCTTACAAAGTCAGAATAAAATACAGCTTGTTCTTGTGCTCAGAAAGCTCCTCAGAGCTGGAAAGGCTGTTCTTAAAATACGTAGTAGTATGAGTTGTCAGGGCTTGGAGTACACTGGGGTTGAATTTGGTCCCTTGCACGTGTGTGATGTCCTGCTCTTTAGAGAAGGACATTTGTTGAACCGGGGAAGGGAACACATCCGAATGAGCACACACCTTCCCCCTTTTTTATTAgccctttttttctgacttcGTCTGTAGATAGGGGAAATCGTAGCTGAACACCTACAAGTAGAAACAAATCTGTGCCATTGCACGGTTTGACAGGAACAGTGGTCCCCATCTGTGCCATCCAAGATAACGCTGGCTGATTTGATGAGTGGCTCAAAACTTGGGTGAGGCAAAGCGCCTGCCTCAGTTGCAAAGGTCACTGCTCTGATTTGTTGCTTCTGCTTCCCCTGATTCTCTCTTGCCTGCCACAGCAGCAAATGCCTTTAATTATGCATGAGATAATTAACTTGATAAAGTCTTGGATCATTAATCTGTGCAGTGCTGAAAGCAGTTTTCAGTACATAATGATGagcatttaatttattgctcCCATTATGTCCCTTACATACCCtacctccctctccccatctTACCTCTTGCTGGGGCAGCTCTGGCGTGGTGCTGCCCTGAACCCACTCGACCTACGCAGTTACCTTGGGGTCGGTACTTAGCTGCAAAGTGCACATGTGTGCTTGccctttcttcatctttccctgCTGCTCGGCACGTCCTCATTTGAGGACCCGCTGTTTGCATACTGATGTCTGGAAACGTCCTCCCAGTTCAGTTCCCAGTGCAGCACCCCTTGCTGTGCTTACACAGCGCCGATCCCTCTCTTCTTGTTTGAGCACCTGCTCTAATACTTTTCATGTGTTTCTAGCAGGATTGAGGGGGTGAGATGTGTAAAAGTCCTCTGTAACAGGGGAGCACAAGGCCAGAGGAGGCTGCTGAGAACAGCCAGTGCATTGTGTTCCCTCCAGCACGGTGAGGGGTGGTACCCTGAGCAGGCTGTTATGTCTCTTAAAATCACATCTTTCCGTCTGCGCTTGCGGTAATGTGCTGAAAGAAGCCTAAACGCGATACACGCACAATGGGAAAAGATAAGATGTCATTATGAAGCCTGGGTGTTACTGAAAGCAGATTATTAGCTTGATTCTGAGCAGCTGGGATGCTCTGAACTGTAATTTCAGTCTGTAATTGTAAATTGTCCATCAGCTTTGCTGCTTAGACCTAACCTGTAACGAAAATAGTTCTCACTTAAGCTTTGCTGCCCCTTAATCTAACGGGGAGACAGCGTGCTGGGGAAGGCCCTCAAGGGCATGGAATTCAGTGTGCAATGAGGGGGGACTAAAaacataatctttttttcttttcctccctagTATTCATTATGTAATGAGCCTCTGATAGAGCTGTCAAACCCTGGTGCCAGCGGCTCCCTCTTCTATGTCACCAGCGACGATGAATTCATCATAAAAACTGTGATGCACAAGGAAGCTGAATTTCTACAGAAGCTCCTTCCTGGCTACTACATGGTGTGTATCACCCAGCACCTTGGACCCAACTTGGGTTTGTCGTGACAGCTTTTCTGTCCAAAGCATCGTACAGGGCATGTCCTCCAGCTGGGTTTCCTGTGGCCTACCCGCCCTGTGCCAGGGACAACGTTAACTGTCACGAAGCCAGTCCCAGAAGCACAAATCCTGCCAGTTATTTGCAAACTGCGTGGGTAAACTTGAGGCAGATAATTGTGCCATAGCTTGTAGGCATGTTCTGGCCTGAAAATGGCTTCCCAGATGTGTGTTTCTGGGTTTTGCAGCACTAGTTCGTTCTTCTTCACTTGGCACCATGCATCTGCCTCAGCCTGGCTTTGAGGATGGCTGTTGATTGCAATAACACAACTGCCTTGGTTTTGTGGGGAAACCACTGCTGTCCCGGGGTATCTGCTGTTTAACAGAGTTACTCTGAGGGCAGTTGCTGGTTGTTCTGGCTGCAATACGAAGCTAAAGACTCCTTTGATATCAGCCAGCTTTGCACATCCAGTCTGCTGCAGGTAGTTGTTGCCTAAATCTCAGGGCTAGCGAGGCAATATATTGAGACCCAGAGGACTTGCATGTGGTGACAAGTAGTAAATCAGAACCAAACTGGTGCTTTGGTGTGTAATCCAGGAGCTGGCTCCCTCCATAACTGTGGTGAAGGGTGCAGCTCTATAGGTGAGGGCACTGAAGTTCAGTTAGAGCCACCCAGGGATTTGTCTGCCATGGAGAAGGTGATGGCAAGCACTGCACTGTTAACGCTGCCCCATCTGTGTGCATGTTGCAGTGGGTTTGATTTATGTGATCATACACTGTTTTTATGAAAACACTTGACTCGCTCGATATTTACTGGAGAAAATCTGCCAAAGTGGGACAGGGTCTTGGACATCTGTAGATATACAAACTGACAGCCAGTCACTTGCTTTTGCAAGggacagtcacagaatcacagaatcaaccaggttggaagagccctctgggatcatcgagtccagccgttgccctgacaccaccatggcaactagaccagggcactaagtgccatgtccaggcttttcttaaacacctccagagatggtgactccaccacctccctgggcagccccttccaatgtctaatgaccctttctgaaaagaaatacttcctaatgtctaacctgaacctcccctggcgaagcttgaggctgtgtcctcttgtcctatcactagttgcctgggagaagaggccgactcccactgcgctacaacctcccttcaggtagttgtagactgcactaaggtcacctctgaacctcctcttctccaggctaaacacccccagctccctcagctgttcctcgtaggtcagaccctccagacccttccccagcttggtcgccctcctctgcactcgctccaacacctcaacatctctcttgaagtgcggggcccagaactggacacaggattcaaggtgcggcctcaccagtgccgagtacagagggacagtCAAGTTCCTGGCCAGGATGAGCTTTCTTGGAAAGCGTTGCCTGTTGCGTAATGCATGTAGTAAATCAGGTGGAGGGTTTTGAATTGGAATGGAGTTACACTGTTGTCCTGAATTCTGCAGTTGTCCTGGCTGGCAATCAGCGTAACGAATTAAACTGAAGTTACCTGTGTGGTGCGGAGTTGTGTGCTACTTGTTGAGCAATTCCAGTGGGGGTGGGTTACTGCTGTTCTTGGGAAACCCATCCAGTGTAAAAGGAGTCAGTGGAAAGGCAGTAGAATGGTTTCATCCTGAGTTGCTTTAAAGCTGGGCAGGTGCCGTTTGCAGTCGGTCGTGCCTGTCTCTGTAACTTTTAGCTTGCGCCACGTTGAGCTGCGTGCTCGCGGAGAGGGCTCGCCCGTGTGCCCGGTTAGGTGAGGTGAGGAGAGGCACGAAATTTTAATACAGTTGTGCTTCTGCCGCCTGTCAGAGAATCTGTCAGGTCTGTCCTTTCTTTCATAGTGTGCAGGGATGTTCTGTTTCCTTCACAAATTTTCCTAAAGCTGAACAAGCAAATCATGCCTGTCATGTCATTCCTAATAATACCGCTGCCTAAAAAAAGGACATGATAGCAGAGCAGGATATCCGTGTTCTCTGGCCAACTGTGTTTTATAAAACAACTctgcaaaaggaggaaaaaattgatgttttgtttaaaaaaataccatgtcCCTGGTTTATTCTGGGCCAGAGAAGGGTTCTTGATTTCTGACACTTCTGAAGAGATGAAGATagctgctatttttaaacttgaagTTCCCACTTATTGTGTTTATTCTCTTCCAGTTTGGTTTCCCTTTTTTAGCTGCTGTTGATGGGGAAAGCAGGGAATTTCTGGACTCAGTTGTTTGTCCAGTGAGTGCTGTACATCTCCTTCCCTGTATTCAAGGCATAGTGGTATTTTCAGGTCCTAAAGCCACTGAAATGCAAGAGTTTGTCAAACGTGTACCGTAAGCTCTCGTGTAAAGTTCAGAAAATCTCTAGGTGAAGAAACCCTAGTCTGACTGCTCCAAGATCTGCTAACGTGCTTGGTGTTGAACACAGCAGGAGTCTTCTGCTGAAATAACCTTTccccatgcttttttttccccaccctgctGCAGAATCTGAACCAGAACCCACGGACGCTGCTGCCGAAGTTTTATGGACTGTACTGTGTGCAGTCAGGGGGCAAAAATATCCGCGTGGTCGTGATGAACAACATTCTGCCTCGTGTGGTGAAAATGCACCTGAAATTTGACCTGAAAGGCTCGACCTACAAACGCCGGGCatccaagaaggaaaaagaaaagtccagCCCTACGTACAAGGATCTAGACTTCATACAAGACATGCCCGAGGGCCTGATGTTGGATGCAGACACCTTCAGTGCATTGGTGAAAACGTTGCAACGAGACTGTCTGGTAAGGAGGGGGACAGCTTGAGGAGCAGGTTAATGAAGTTCTGTGGCTCTTGAGCATGAGGAAGAGCAAATGATCAATAACCTTGCTATTCTGCTAACCCCAAAGCAGGATAAATCCCTTCTACTGCGCTTTTccctgaaaacaaagcagtggAGTTGGATCTCATGACAGCCTCTGAGGACTAAGGCTGCATTCCTCTGCCTGGTCCATCAAATCGTGGCAGCCTGCTCCACTTGTAGCTGGGCTGTTGGGACTAAATACACTTTTCCTATACAGTGTGCAGCAGATACGTGGTAGAACATGTTATTAGCAAGCCTTCAGCCCTTTGGGTTGATTGTGAGATGGCCAAACTCTACGTGATCAAGTCCAGAGATGACTGTTGGTTCAGAAACGTTGAAGCTCTGGTGAAGGAGTTGTTAGTGGGAATGTGGATGGTCTGTTCCATGCTTTGGGACCTGTGTTGTATTTGAGCTGCTGGCCtgatattttgtctttgttcttAAACTCAATACTAACCTGTAGGTGTtggaaagttttaaaatcatGGACTACAGCCTCCTGCTTGGGGTTCATAACATAGACCAGCAAGAACGGGAGCGACAGTCTGAGGGAGCCCACAGCACGTCGGATGAGAAGCGTCCTGTGGGGCAGAAGGCACTTTACTCCACGGCCATGGAGTCCATCCAGGGTGGGGCTGCCCGGGGGGAGTCCATAGACACAGATGACACGTAGGTGAAAACCTGGTTCTCTTGCGCTGCTGGGAGGGGCGGAGGTGGAAGCTGGAGCAGTAGATCCCTGATGAGGCCCATATGAACTGTTCGAGTGAGCATCTCTGCTGGGGGTTATGGTACTGCTGCCAGTAAAGCAGTGTGATGTGAAAGGGGGAAGCTGGGGggggaaatatttctgtaggaCTCCAGCCTCACAGCAATCTCTCTTCTTAGGTCAGTCTGTAGGTTGTCAGCTCCTGTAACAGCCTCTAAACCACCCACCCATGCTCTGGAGAGGAGAAACTGGCTCAGTTCTAGCTCAGCATCCAAATACTGGAGTGGAAGTAGGGGTCAGCCTGTCCCTAGGAGCCTGGAGTTTGTTCTCCATCACTACATCTTTGGAATCCCTGGCAGTACCCTGAGGCCATCCCAGTGCAGTTAGCAAACAGCAATGTAGCCAAGTGCCGGAGTAACTGGTGGAGCTCTGGGTTGCAGGGGTTTGCCCAAAACCTGTCCTGTGCTGTGCCCAGTCTATGGCTCTTGTCACTGTCTCTCTGGCTCTGTGGACCAAGCTTGCCAACAAATGGTGGAGTTTGCTGTTTGTTGCTGTCTGAAACCAGCTGCTCTGGTTTTGATGGAGGATGAGTCATGGTGGAGCCAGGATAATATTGTGGTGTTTCCATTCTTTCAAGTAGCATCATTAATTGCTGGCCTGCCTGACACCTGCATGCTTTTGTCATGTACTGGTGCTTGTGGCTGCTGCACCTTTGGCAGGACTGATACTGGTGTGGATGGGGCTGGAAGTACCCTCGTCCTTAAAGGCTTGCTGCCCTAGAGGGCAGACAGCTCACGCTGACCTGATAAATGATCTGATCCTCAGAATAAAATGTCctgaagtgaagaaaaaacaatgtggTGCTTTCTGGCCCAGGCAGAGCTGTTGCCACATGACACGGGTCCTGTCCTGACAGTTGGTGTTTGGCgatgcaggcaggcaggaaccCCGGGGAAACCTTGTGTGAGATGGCCTGGGTCGGTAGGTGACTTCCCATGGTTGCACACAAAGAGACTTTGCAGGTTTTTTGAAGTGACTTTGCAGGTTTTGCGTTGTGTCTGACCACCACATCAGAGCCCTGCTGCTGTCCACCCTTCTGCAGGTCTTGGGGGGTATTACAGCTGCTCTTCTTGAGGCTGCACTCGCTGAGGTTTTGTTTTACCTGCAGGATGGGAGGAATCCCAGCAGTGAATGGCAAAGGAGAGCGTCTCCTGCTACATGTAGGAATAATAGATATCCTTCAGTCATACAGGTAGGTAACTTTGCAGATATCTGTACTTCAAGTGTGTTAACATCTATTTTAATACTGAATGAAAGCAGGAAGATTTTCCTCTCCTGAAGAGTTTGAGGATGAGTAGGCAGGCTGCCTAAAGCTGTCTGTCACTGCGTGTTGGGGGCTGTGGATTTTTATCCTGTCCTTAGAACAGCTGGTGACACAGAGCCATTTTTCTGTGAGTGGCTCATGAAGAAGTTTCCCATCTCTGTGCCTAGGATGGGTAGcgtatctccagggatggaagGTGGCTTTCTGCCCCTCttccagcccagcccctccttccccGTAGGGGTCCCAGGCAGTCCTGACCTGACTGCAGAGGTGCCAGTGTGCGCAGCCGACCTCTCCTGGCTGGAGGAAAGCTGCACTCTGGATGGAGGAGGAATTGTTAGCAGCTCAGTGATCTCTCCTGTGCAGGGTATGAAAGGTGGCTTAGATACAGAGCACATGCCTGaatctgtctctttctttttctttccacttctccCCTGGAATTAGGTTCATCAAGAAGCTAGAACATACCTGGAAGGCCCTTGTCCATGATGGGGTGAGTGCCTGTACAGAAGCAGGAATTGTCCAGGCCTCGGCAGGATTACCTGCCTTGGCTTCATTTGTGCTGGTTGGTGCCGATTACTTTGCTATTTATAGTGCCTGAACTGGCACAGTTGAAGCCGATGAAAGGAATAGTTCTTGCCTCTTCTGCCTCCACAGCGGTGTAGTGCCACTTATTCCCAATCAGATTTTCTTGCTCGCTGCACCTCCTTGCATGTTTAGCTGTCATGCTCCcagctttcctcctctgctcccatctgtcgttttcctcctccccaccatACCAGGAGCTGTACGCACAAGGCGCGTGCGTTCGTGTACGTGTCGAGGAGCCCTGCGTTTGCTCTCGTTGGTGACTGACCGTTTCCCCTTCAGTAAGCTGTCTGGTAATAAATCCCTTTCAGTGTTTCCCTGCTGTCTTGTCTCCTGCAGCAGACAGGTGTGTGTTTACAAAAGAGCAACCTTGGGTGTGGAAACTATTTTCCAGCGTTGCGTATCTTAGCTTCCCTTAAATAATAAGGCAAAAGAAACGTGGAGATGCCGAGTCACGGTAGCACAGTCGAACATCAGAAGCAGATACAGCTTcagtttttcctattttaagcAAAAGGTGTGTAAACATTTGAAATGTGTGGAGACCCTTGGCTGAATTTTGGTGTCTGTGTGGTATGCAAAGGTACCCAGGTGTGCTTTGAATGTCAGCCAGCACAGccagaagaaatttcttttatgtAATCAGGCCAATGTTTGAAAAATCCAGGAAGTCTACAGAGGAGTAAAATCACCAAAATCCGTTATAAAATTACAGCAAGAATATAATCAAATGCAATCAAATCAAAGGCAATGCTTCAGGCTTATTTATAGCATTAATCGGATCATTTCAGTTAAGCCTTTCCATTTTAAGGCTCTGTCAGTGCTAAATGTTGGAATAAAAAAGACTGCATTCATTGTTATAGAATTTTGGCCTTGagggataattttaaaattaaacaattgCTTCTTGCCTTTGTAGGACACGGTGTCAGTACACAGACCTAGCTTTTATGCAGAGAGATTCTTCAAATTCATGACCAACACGGTGTTTCGAAAAAATTCCTGTAAGTACCTAGTCCAAGAGCTGTTGCCCTTGTGATGTGGGAGAGGCAGAGCCTTATCTCCATCTCGCTGCTTCAGTCCACGTGGAGAGTTTCTGGGCTGGAGTCTGGGCAGGCTTTTCCACTGTAATACAGAGCAAAGCTGGGGAACTGCAAAGCCCTCTGGTTGTCATGGCTTGCTTTGAGCTCAGGCTCCCACCCAGGagctctccctgcagcctgactcAGGCTCAGCCCTTTGGAGATGGCACTTGCAgagcacgtgtgtgtgtgtgtgtgtgtcagaggACAGAGGCCCCTCCCTATGGAGGGAAAAGTGCCTTTGGTGCGATGGTAGTTGGTGGTGGTaatttcatcttctctttcacTCTTGTCATCCAGCTCTGAAGTCCTCTCCCTCAAAGAAAGGGCGCAGTGCCTTGCTAGCTGTCAAGACGGTTGGTCCCATAGCTGCATTTTCAGCCAGTCAGCTTCCCTCTGAAAAGGATGAAACACAGTATGATCTTCGTGCGGCCCGGAGTTACCCCACACTTGACGATGAAGGTAACGGTCTCATTTGGTGGCTGATGGCTGTGCGATTACCCTCTCTTTCCTAGCAGTTCCTTAGGATCCTCCCCTGTTCTCATCAAGTTCCCCACTGTGCACTAACCACATGTCTTCCTTGATGGAGAGCTCTTCATTGCATGGcttgctgtgctttgcaggTGCTAAACTTAACCAGGACGGGGGAGAAGGTAAGAATACATTGTTCTGTCACAGCACTAGCAGTTGGTTGATTGGGGAAGCGATGCCTCTGCATTAGAGAAGACCAAATCCCTTCTTTGCAGCACTGTATAGTTCTGCAGTAAAAACAGTTGCTTGCGTCACTGCTGCAAGGCAGCCACTGCCAACTGGCACCAGCAGTCACAGCCCAAATGCAATCTGGAAGTTGAATTTTCCACCCTTAAAAAAGGCAGGGGGCACTGAGAACTGCAGGACTCTTAATGACAGTGTTTGGAGAGTTACAAGGAGCAAGCTCTTGCTGCTGAAAAAAGGACGAATGGCCTGGTTCTGTGCTGCCTTCATCACTTCCATCTGGGCTGGATTTACAGAGGAGTGGTGAAGGACAGGCTCCTTGAGTGCACAGGTGTTAGATTTCTACCCGTGTAAAGCAGTGAGCACTCGATTCATCTCGTAATTCACTTGGATGTTTATCTCTGGCGATCCAAGCCTTTAATCCAGCTTTGATTACCAGTGGGATGTCTTCACTGGCATTACGTTTCCCGTAGCGTGGAGATGGTGCTTACTGGCTCTCTCTAGAGGGTGCCTTGGGAGAAGCTGTTGTGCTCATGAACCCAGCTGAACTTCTTGCCTGTGTGTGGTTTTAAGTGATCCCAGTGAGGGTGTGCAGGTTGATTGTGGAACAGCCACACGCAGGGCTGCTGTAGGTCAGGTGTTGGTGTTTGACctactcttctttttcttcctgcatctctcctgccctccgCTCTGGGCCAGCAGGCAGGCCAGACCTGCTACCCTGCACACCTCCTTCCTTTGAAGAAGCTACCACGGCCTCCATAGCCACGACACTATCCTCAACATCTCTCTCTGTTCCTGAGCGATCCCCTTCGGAGACCTCTGAGCAGCCCAGGTACAGGTGAGGACAGCACTCGTCTCCTGCTCCCACTGGAGTCAAGTGGCTGCCGTTCCTCTTCATGCTGCAGATCTCGGCAGGCTGCCCTATGCTCTGGAATGCTAATGACCGATTTTAATTAAATCTCTCCTGGGAGCAAGCAGACACAGCTTTGATGGGATTAATTATTGCTGGGAGAAGTGTCAACTATTaagtagaacatctccctcaTGGGGTGGGGAGTTAGATTTGGGGGCAGCACAGGATTTCTGTCTTAAATTGCTCCTCAAACTCTGCTGTTGTGGTTTCTTTCTGCAGGAGGCGCACACACTCCTCGGGGCAGGATGGCAGGTGAGAAAAGTGCTCGTCTCTTCTtgtgctgctgcacagaaaCCTCATGTTTGTCCCTGTGCAAAAGTGTCTTGGAGGGCTGAATGTGAATCTCAGTAGCCCCAAGATTTTGATGTGGTCCTCTGCAGGATGATGAGGCAATCAGATGATCCCCATTTCTTACACAGAATTTTCCTTACAAGCAGATCTCTCAGTGCTTTGCAAGGAATCTTAAATATTACCCCTGTTATTTGATGCGAAAGGGAACAACAGAGTTGTCCACATTTACCCACCCAACCAGCACCAGAATCAAGGAGGGTTGTTTATGGTCCCCTCTGGGTAAGCAAGCCTTAGCATCAGGAACATTCCTCCTCTGTGCATCTGCACCTGGATGTGGTGGGTGTGAATATGGGAAAGGGCTTTGACTTTGTGAGGCACTAAGCGCCCTTAGTCCCCAGATAAGTAGTTTCCAGTGTTTTCAGAAACTTGGGTactttgaggggttttttttcccttctgtggtGATGGGTGGCTCAGAGCCAAGGGCAAGATAGGACAAAAATCCCCTACTGCCCAGGGATGTCTGGATTTAGAGGCTTATATCATAAAATTATCTTGCATATTTTTGCACCGGTAAAAATGACCCCATTACCTGTGTCAGTGGGATCTGCATGAGGACACTGCGTTTGCTGCTGACTCTGCCCTAGCTTTCCAGGACGTCTTGTATGTGTTGTAGGCACAGACTTTGAAGTGCACATCAGAGACTTGGTCTTAGGATATGCCATagccagaggagctgctggacaGGCTGATGtcctctctccctgcagccagTGTTTGGTGCTTCAGAGGACGACAAAGACTTTGGAAGATGAGGGTTTGCACTGTCTTACAGACATCTCCCCTCGTTCCTAGCTTTTAGTGATTTGCTGAGCTTCAGACCACAAACACTGTGAAAAAATCCCTTTCTGTGGTATTTCTCAATGAAAATACCTCTGGATGCTGCATGTCACTGAATCTTGGTAATTCCTGTCACTGGAGGGCGAGCACCTCCTTGCTGTTGATTTGCAGCATTTGTTGAAGTGTCAGGGATCTGCAAAGCACCTCCCCTCCTGCAGAATCCCTTGTCTGAAATTGCTGAAAATTGGAAACTTAAACTCAGGCACCAGTGGTGGGACCCATTTGGCAAAACGCAGTGACTTCAC includes:
- the PIP5K1C gene encoding phosphatidylinositol 4-phosphate 5-kinase type-1 gamma isoform X2, giving the protein MELEVPEEAEGPAVAGAGAITPEAGVGGLDAAGGLALKKTAITEGPSLPGQPGQGKKIGHRGVDASGETTYKKTTSSTLKGAIQLGIGYTVGNLSSKPERDVLMQDFYVVESIFFPSEGSNLTPAHHYADFRFKTYAPVAFRYFRELFGIRPDDYLYSLCNEPLIELSNPGASGSLFYVTSDDEFIIKTVMHKEAEFLQKLLPGYYMNLNQNPRTLLPKFYGLYCVQSGGKNIRVVVMNNILPRVVKMHLKFDLKGSTYKRRASKKEKEKSSPTYKDLDFIQDMPEGLMLDADTFSALVKTLQRDCLVLESFKIMDYSLLLGVHNIDQQERERQSEGAHSTSDEKRPVGQKALYSTAMESIQGGAARGESIDTDDTMGGIPAVNGKGERLLLHVGIIDILQSYRFIKKLEHTWKALVHDGDTVSVHRPSFYAERFFKFMTNTVFRKNSSLKSSPSKKGRSALLAVKTVGPIAAFSASQLPSEKDETQYDLRAARSYPTLDDEGRPDLLPCTPPSFEEATTASIATTLSSTSLSVPERSPSETSEQPRRRTHSSGQDGRSHEEVRVEEELQQISVELEPKCDVEIVAAEEDDKEEAASSACAIVTSTATIEVETASQASEPASQASDEDDVPVTDIYFVDALGDAVEI